In Ictalurus furcatus strain D&B chromosome 23, Billie_1.0, whole genome shotgun sequence, a single window of DNA contains:
- the elp6 gene encoding elongator complex protein 6: MFVELNSILNTSPDDVTQREFILLSDRKADASFLIHHYLSFYLKAGCKVCFVGLVQSLSHYSAVAQRLGVNLVQAREKGQLVFVEALKASAAVMLDQTGGDVAQMFDYLRSPVPELRALFEFVRASLSQAEAEADSNSPPVLIVDDISVLLSLGVSVRAVLDFTHYCQATICSQLQGSVVTLVRCDDDDDDDDDDDDDESSSHLLRALSHQCTLSLRVEGLQTGYCRDIHGQVEIWWRGTGENVQSQRKIFQYKVYDKSVSFFAPGTSSAVL; encoded by the exons atgtttGTAGAGCTGAACAGCATCCTCAACACCAGCCCTGATGACGTCACACAG agagaatTTATCCTGCTGTCAGACAGGAAGGCAGATGCGTCTTTCCTCATCCATCACTACCTCAGCTTTTATCTGAAGG CTGGCTGTAAAGTGTGTTTTGTGGGCCTGGTGCAGTCGCTCAGTCACTACAGCGCCGTGGCTCAGAGGCTG ggaGTGAATCTGGTGCAGGCGAGAGAGAAAGGTCAGCTGGTGTTTGTAGAAGCTCTGAAGGCCTCGGCTGCGGTGATGCTCGACCAGACCGGCGGTGATGTAGCGCAGATGTTCGATTATCTcag ATCCCCGGTCCCGGAGCTCAGAGCTCTGTTTGAGTTTGTGCGTGCCTCTCTGAGTCAGGCCGAGGCCGAGGCGGACTCGAACTCTCCCCCGGTGCTGATCGTGGATGATATCAGTGTGCTGCTGAGTTTGGGCGTCAGCGTCAGAGCTGTTCTGGACTTCACACACTACTGTCAGGCCACCATCTGCTCCCAGCTCCAG gGCTCTGTTGTAACTCTGGTACGATgtgacgatgacgatgatgatgatgatgatgatgatgatgatgagagcTCCAGCCATCTCCTGCGGGCTCTGAGTCATCAGTGCACCCTGTCTCTGCGTGTGGAGGGGCTTCAGACCGGTTACTGCAGGGACATCCACGGCCAG GTGGAGATTTGGTGGAGAGGAACAGGAGAGAACGTGCAGAGCCAGAGAAAGATCTTTCAGTACAAAGTTTATGATAAAAGCGTGTCCTTCTTTGCACCGGGAACCTCGAGTGCCGTGCTTTAA